The Ptychodera flava strain L36383 chromosome 18, AS_Pfla_20210202, whole genome shotgun sequence sequence TTGGGGGTGGAGGAAGGCGGGGTGGGATTTTTTTTGCCATGCAGACGCGCAATTTCACATGTATGCGCGTATCCTTGGAGAAATCTATATGGGTCAAGTGTTCGAATTCCAAGGTCAAGGCGTTACAAGATTTATCAAAATCTGTAACAGCACGCGACAAATCGATTGAACCCCACTTTAAAGTGCATCATTGATGCATTGTACGGATCGTTGATTTGCACGCAACGGATTAAATTTTCCCGTGCGTATCACGGTGAGAGCGGAGCTCAAGGAGTACACCCGTACATTCAAATCCAAGGTCACCGTTAGCAAATGTCCCAATAGACGCCAATTAAATtgataaatgaaaattatgGTATCTTCAACTTCTAGTCTGGAACATTAGAAAACGTCGATGTAGGCGAAAATGTTAATGCCGTTAATGGCATACTGGTAACCATTTGTATGTCAAGATTTGAGGGTAATATTTGTTCTTTCGTATAATTTCAGAATTGTATGAAGGGAATGTGCACGAGGTACTAACTGCCACTTTTGTGTATGTAACTTTGACAGCGACGACTTTCGTGTTATTCCATACGCTGACCCTGCAGTCTTCCCAATGTAATGCATACACCGACGTTGAATAATGTAGACGCATTGAACTCATCATCCCGGCCTGAGAGAGCTTAATGGATTAATTTTGGAAGAACAATAACATGTTCAGCGTGACTCGTGCATTCTGCAGTAATCCGGATTAAcacgttgccatggaaacttgCAAGGACACGCGCCAAGATAAGACGTCAGAAACGCACTCAGCGAAAAAAAAGACGACGCCGCATTGCGATGTCACAAGCGCCGCGCAATTTCCAGGAAGGAATGTCCGTTTTCTCATGAAATGGGCACCGTTCTCACGGTAACAGACCGTTATGAAATATACAGCATTTGCGTCACAACTTCCCAACTTCGTATAAAAGTTTGATGGGTGTGCCGGGAGGTGTGTTAAAATGCGACCCCCCTTTCTATCGCCGGCATTGTTCATTGTGGGTGTTCGTTGGCTGTGTAACCGTGGCCTGACAAAGCACTCTCGGTGATGAGGTCTCGAGAAATCCGACTTAGCTCCCGCATTATCATGGAATATTAATTCGCCAGTACAGAGTGACCTTACAGGGGCAATAGCTTATGACAAACtcgttttcatttttgttccaGAAAACAAGAACATTTTCACCAACCTCCTGCAGAACGCTGAAGATATAAAGCATTGGTCTTGAAACACAAAACACAGTGTTTCAGTATAATACACTATGTTAttcttattgttgataaatgtattctggTCTAAACCGGAATTTTTGTCCACACTAAGATTGGACATTATATACTTATCATACGGGCTGTTGACAGATTAAACGTACATAAGGCTTTTCGACACGATTTTAGGAGCAGAATAATAAACTGCATTTGACACAGAACATACACATGattgaaaatacatgaaaagtTGAGGATAGCGGTGCTTTTACAGAGACAGAGTTGACATTCAAgttatttttcatctttttgccGTTGAAAGGCCGGTCACATAGTTAGTTTGAAGCGTGGTCATCAAAACTTACCTTCAGCCCTGGTAAAAGACACAAGCGATGAGAAAAGGGAGACTTTCTTGCATCGAGcagaaatatacatgtatcccAATGAGGAGACTGCTGCTTCAGCAAGTTGAAAACCTTGGTAGTATAGCCGCGTTTTTCTTTTCACCAGCCAACCTTgttcaacatcaaaagttatccAAGTTGAGAATGTTAGTTTTTGGAAAGTTTTCAGGGTTTTTTTCTTCACACTTTCTTAAACTGCAAATAAAAACCATGACTGCATCCATTTAGATGAATATTTTAAATCGCAAAGACCTGATTGAATTTTGTCCGTCCTACCCTAAAACACAGTTAATCACGGTTAATTAGATCTGTTTGACAGAAGTAGAAGTACATGTGCGCAGTCTCAGAAACAAGACAGGTCTGTCTGCGTGTTACCCGTACACCGACCGCTATGCAACGCCAAATAACACCAAAACAAAATCAGCTGGCAATTATAGCTCGCTTTCAGGGCAAAGCAATCCAAAAACGAGAGAGACTTTCATTCTGAAGCACGATGCGGCGGAAGGTAAAAAGTGTAATTACGAGGCGAATCCTCTCAACTTCCTCGCCAAAAGAATTTAATTTTGCGCCGACGAATTGACAAGATTTCCATTCGGCACGTCCGATAATTATGAATCCCCCTTCCATAGATGGTgcatatcccccccccccccggctttCCCGGCTTCCATTTGCAAATAGCTCGCCAAGGTAAAATTACAGGCTTTCAGAGAAAATCGCTCCACGGATAATGATACAGATTTCGATCACGGCGTTTAGTGCACTTATCCCTAATCGCATTCTTCCATACATAGAGCGGGGTCAGTTCATGTGCTTCAATAAAATTACTTACAAGAAGACCAGctgttgaaaatgttttaaGTGGTGTGTTTCCTTTTATAGAGAAGTTTATGAGGTAATCGCCCTGTCAATTCTTCGTCTCCTCACAGACTCTCTTCTGTCCCTCATTTCCTCAATGTCTACCTGTTCTTTTCTCATCATTTGTCATCATGTGTATCTACCTTTATGACTGACTGTGTGTCAAGGTCTGTATGCATCTTTTTCGGTCTATATTTCCTCTCACCTGCTGTCATCCCTTCGTCTGCTTatcactcactctctctctctctctctctctctctctctctctctctctctctctctctctctctctctctctctctctctctctctctctctctctctctctctctccgtaaGCGATGGGAGAATTACATGTAACACTTGGTATAATGGTGCTTCGGATAGGATTTATTGAGTTGTAAGGAATGATTGCTCGCAAAAAAGTGGATCGACTTGACCTGATGTCGACGTAAACCTCTCTTCgcgtcgatttttttttcacaaaccgAATGAGGACAAGCGTTTGTGAAAAGAATACCTAGCAGCGAAATATTGCATCGCCCATGGCTCTTTACAAATGTACAACGCCGCGGTAGAACTTGGCACCAATCATTAGCCTATCGATAAACAACCGCTCTGTTGCTATAGGTAACGGTCCGGCATGTCGAAACGCGGAATATGTCGCAACAATAGGGTATGGTGCTGAAATAAGGCAATCAACACGCATAAAGCGGAACTGTAAAAATGAGTCGGAGCAAGGTCTGGTTcgttaatgattttgaaaatcgaTATTGCCATGGAATGCCAGCCAGTCCTCCAAACGCCAAACAAAGTCAATTTGATGTCCATAACAGTAGAATCGCTGTATTTTGAACAGATGTAGAGAAGACATTCCTGTGAACCGTGACGGTAAGTACACTGCGGCATTGACGTCAGAAATGCCTGAAATCTACTCGCGCGCACTATACAGAACACTTTTACACCCTAAAAAGATCTAGGTAAACTCTAGCCACAAATGAAAGATTGGAACGTACAAATCCGAGAACCCCTTCGATATACAAATACAAGCATACTCTCTGATATATGTTTAACTGTGTGTGGTATATATTGCCGCTGTATCCTGTACACACACGATCAAAGAGACGATCAAAAACGGATAGGGTGGACAGATATGAAGGGATGGGGAGGGCGCTGACGATCTTCCAGAAGGGTTTTAATAAAAGGGGAGGAAGGTTTTGAAGGCATTATGCTGGGGTGGTGATCAGATTGATTTAGCTGAGGAAATGGGTTTTACATTCCGGCATCTCAAGATTGATACGCTGTAGTGGTGTCGTATGATCTCTACGTAGAGCTGGTATCACGCAGAGAGAAAGAGGATAAGTCAGAGAGATGATGCGAGAGCTATTTAATTTATGCAGCTAATGAGAGACTGAGATGTGTCAGatgaagaaaaatatattagatcaaataacaataacaaaaacaacaatacaatAACGTAGGTTTTCCGATAGGTATAAGTTTTATTTCATGTTCATTCAAAAACACATATCTATATATGACGCTTTCTTCGAGATCATCTTATGACAGTGGTTGGCCATATGCAACGTGTATATCTAATATTGTGGCAGTACATTGATATAACTGTGAGGTCCAGCTGCAGGCACAGTTTCCGACAGCGGTAGCGCCTCCACCGACGTTTATGACTGCTTACTTTGTTTTTATGGAAAATGACGGAAATCGTTTATACCTTGTTACATTGCAAATTGATCACGACAAAACCCCACTGTCAAGATTAAATGTACTTATTTTATTAAATGTCAATTAATTTAtcgaaagtaattttattactttagCCTTAAATACATTGTAAGTTGAGACTAGATTCATCCCATAAAATTTGTCATAAATATATTCGTAAAGCAACTTTTCAAACATTATATTCGACTTTGCACCACATAGAAAAGCACCAGATATTCATAAGGTAATATTTGTCTGACAAAAAATGCATAGGAAAGAGATTTCCGTATGatgttaaaaaaattatatcgTAAATCTGAAAAGAAACTTTATTCATTTGCAAGAAGTTCGTTAGCCAGATACATGAAGCATACAAAGTCTTGTAATTTCTCCACATATTTAGTACTTAATGTTGttcatattaatattttaaGCTGTTTTCTCTCCATAAGCTTATTATTTTAGGAAGAAATTTGTTCTCAAACTGAAAAGTCATCCATTTCATTGAATAAATTTTAGAGGGTTCAAGTTCCAAGTGAAGTCCTCAAAAAGATTGCTTACTTTCACGATGATTGACATTTTCTTCAGAGGAACAAACATCTGGTTTACAAGCCCTTCATAAAGCTCTTTGTAATCCCCCATTCGCTTGAATTTCGAAACAGCTTGGACGCTTTCCTTTCCGTAATTCTTGAAGATTTTTTGTCTCTAGACTATACCTAGAGCATGATGGCCTGGAGCTGTCACCAATAAAATACGTCTAAATTATTagtgttttatgtaaaatatgattttaaaagtGATTTTCTAACAAAAGAATTCGTGCCAAATAAAGTAATATcgaaacaaagaaaaaccgAAAAACTATTGCAAATaagacaaaaatatgaaaaaatattttttttgtttcttgaaaaagaaaaaatcaaaCTTTAGAGATTGGAAACAAAAATCGTTTGTTTATGAgtttattttgatttaaaaagcaggaacatttcatttgaaacatttttaagaaaaaaataaagtcataattgaaataaaaatataataaagtaaaatgaaaatgaaaaacatttcaagtgtaaaagttaattgaaaaaaattcaaagtaaaatgaaagtaaaagtaaattcaaagtaaaatgaaattaaagtaaattcaaagtaaaacgaaaacgaaatgaaatgtatttcaaCTATGGCCGACAGTTGTCACAGTAGACCAGCATCCTTTTCGGTTCCCATAGAGTTACATGCAGTCTAATGACAATCCTCGGCCGTCGTGTCACAagcaaaaattttcacaaagaaaaaattacaatttggcGATGGCCGAGGATTGTCATAGTATACCAGCATGCTTTTCGGTGAAGGCGATCCATaatggcggcggatacgaacgcttccctcgtaTATATAGGGAGAAAAGTGGGCTTTGCGTAAATTTATAAGCACAGCTTAGCATATCATGTACCTAGACGAGGTCGGTGTGCTCCAAAACGCAGATAAAAGCAAGTTAcactaataaattaaatttagacgtatttttattgttgacaactccAGGCCACCATACTAGAGCTACAACGTCAAAAATTTGGTTAACATGTATTGCACTTAGATGCTAAAGGACTCTGTGTCTATCACTATGACCGATAAAAATGAGACTAGGGCTGTTTTTATCCACTACTAGATCATAAAGCAACATTATTTGTTTGTATCCGTGCGTCATTGAAGCACGGGACGGGTTCTTTAGTGTTGAGCGATGTAATCAATTTGCCCTGTACCATTCGGATATTTTTCCGATTAAACGTTTCTTAGTGTAATGCTTATACTTTGGAAGGCTATTACAGCAAACTGTTTTTGAGTCGGCTTGGTAAAGAAACTTACAAATATTTTGGTCGTTattaaagaagtgttaattatttttctcattCACCAGCGCGAAAATTTAAATCATTGGTTTAAAGGATGTACTCTCACATGTGAAGTGCGCCCTCACCTCACATCGTCTCAGTGACTTCAAATGTCGTTTACAGAATTATCTAAAACTCAGCACATCTAATGTCAATTATTACAGCATCGGCCGACTTAGTAAACATACTTCACTCGAAGTGtctttttttccgaaaattcaAACCAATTGATAAGGATATCTGCCCGATTGGTTTTGTTGAAATGTagataaataatacaaataattaattaacgACTTTTGTGATTTCCATACAAAGTTAGACCTTTATTCTGTATCTGATTAGAACCATTAAAAGCTCAATTTTCACGACTGAGTTAAATCGATTTGATAtgttttccaataatcctgacGGTCTCGCTTAGTAATTCGGTGACAACGGAGATCGGCTTTGCCAAATATCGGTGGGTATTTCACGTAAAAATTCATGACTCGACTATTTTCAAGGACTAATGATTACAGTTGCGAATTTCCGATACTCGACCGTCTTATACGCAAACACACACCCGCAAACGCATACACACGTACGCCAAGTACATGACAAAATGGAACTAGAAATTAGAAACGATAGTGAATCGAGTAAAGGCAAAAAATAGCCATTACCATCTTTGGACATTATTTGGTCACCGTGtttcactgaaaagttttttctatatatttttttgcaaagaCAGGAATTAAACGTAAACTTTCACATCACATtaataaattgtatatttttacgCACAGTAGAAACATGGTCATGAGCGAATGTGCGTTGAATACGTACAAGCTGGATTCGTAACGGTGTAGCTGATCTTTACATAACAACGAGGACAACACATAAAGGGGAGCTCACGACGACAGTAGTCATTGAGCAACGAGGGTCAGAAAAGGTCACTTCATGCGTGAAGCTGCTGTaaaactctcaatttttttggtgTCACAGTCagctaaaataaatatattcacTTTGATATATCTCGCCATATATTTCCTCGAACGCATAGCAAAATTTGTCTtcgaaaaaatttacaatttaataACGCTTTTCACAGTACAATTGATGGTAGACTGCTAGAAGCGTGGCTGTGGGTGACCTATTTGACAGTTCGAACTGCTGTCAATATCGGAAAAAAACgactttttatttaaaacacaaCAGGAAATTATTTAGACTTTTATCGATCGTGCTTATAAAGTGAGGCAGAGTAAAAATTGGTGGGCTTAATCCCTTCGATGCCGACTATCCTTGTAGAGGGACTGCGTCTTTACTTATCctaaaataaaacattaataaCCAAAGAAGGTAAACGATGACGAATTTGTCTCTTTCAGAAGTAACATTACCATTTTAAAATAGATAATGTTCAAAACTGTTTGCTTGCCATCAGAGAAAGAGATGACTCAAGAGAACAGACCACAATACCTTTCCTACCGTCTATCCTTTCTTGGCGAAACCTTTGAAGATGTGTCAATCTTAAACTACTGTGTAATATACGAAATGGAAGTGACCGGAGAAGTGATCTGAAGATACGGGTTCTAGATGTTGGCGTTCGTCGAGTTCAGGGCGATCACCTCACCCTCCCCCGATTCATCGTCGTTGGTGGCGTAGTCGGCCTTGGAGGTGAGCGGTTCGTGGAATGTATCGGCCATTCTCACATCAACGGCGCCGGTGTTGAGTACAAAGCTGATGCCGTTCACGCCACCCCTCAGAGAGTCCCTATGCCAGTGAGGGAATAGGAGAAGAAATGAAAGAGACCCAAGCTGTTACAGCGAGGTAGAATGTCAACTTTCTTTAACTGCAAAAGTTCTTACTTATTAGAAGAAGGCATAATAGTTACGTTGCTAGGACACTCTGGATACAAGAAGGAAGTTCAGAGAGACTATAATACTTAAAGAAGTGTGTTTATTATAACGGTGCCTTGCTTTTATTCTCAATGCATATTTAGCCGTAAAATATGTCACCTCCGCCATCGGAGCACCAATAACAGTATATTTTCTTCGGTAAGACTGTTAAAATACCATATACATTTTGGTACACATGACTATTGAAGCATTGGCAATGTCCGGTTTGGTATTTTtcgtttgtgtttgttttgtttttgggttgtttttttggtttttttggtttttttaacCTATCTATAGCTCAGTAGATGTGTATTTCTGTCATTTGTGTTGCTGCAGAAACACGTGACTTCTGTTGACTATCAAAATTTACTGTCAGACTAAACTAAACTATGAAAAAATGAATCCCCGTAAATGTATATGTACATTCTGTCTTTAACCTGTTGACTATCAAAATTTACTATCAATAGTTTGTCAGACGATCATAataaactatgaaaaatttgaacccCGTTGATGTATGTACATCCTGTCCTTAACCTTATGCTAGTGTACTAACATTCCTTCAACTGTGGTATGCTATAGAGAAAGGACTTCCTCTGCGTGCAATGACACTCTGGGATCTCAATACACGCCTTTAAAGATAAATGAATGGTGTGCTTTTTTGttgcaataaaaataaacacataGTCCTACTTACAAAAGCCACTCCATGGCAAAGAGAACGCCAATATTCTCAAAGGGTAGCCCGGCTGTGGACGCGATGGTTGCTACGGCAACGATACTTGCGCTAGGTACTCCTGGTAGACAGAGAGCCATAGCTATCGCCATGATTCTGAACAAAGAATAGAACTTTTAATGGAATACCTTGAAATGTTACACAATATTCGACTATCTGTAcatccatccatttatccatTTGTccttgtatatatacatacatacgtacatacatatatacatacatacatacatacatacatacatacatacatacatacatacatacatacatacatacatacatacatacatacatacatacatacatacatacatacatacatacatacatacatacatacatacatacttacatacacacatacacacatacacacatacatacatacatacatacatacatacatactgacatactgacatactgacatactgacatactgacatactgacACGGACTcacggatagatagatagatagatagatagatagatagacagatagatagatagatagatagatagatagatagatagatagatagatagatagacagatagatcgatcgatcgatcgatcgatcgatagatcgatagatcgatagatagatagatagatagatagatagatagatagatagattgattgattgattgattgattgattgattgattgattgattgattggaagatagatagatagatagatagatagatagatagatagatagatagatagatagatagatagatagatagatagatagatagatagatagatagatagacagacacatacatacatacatagacagatacatagatacatagatacatagatatgcatgtttgCAGTTGAATAGTGGATGGATAGAAGTAGATATTATACTGCGTTTGTGATTGCAGCCTACCCGGTTGTAATGACACCGGCAGCAGACACTTCAAGCCCTTGGGTTTGAGCCAACCATATGCAGCTGCTGACGATGAAGACTGCAGACCCGTCTTTCTTAAATGATATGCTAAGGGGAACGACGAAATCGTAGACTTTCTGGTTCATACCGATTCTCTCACACGCCTTCAGGACTTCTGCCATGGTAGCGATACTGGCGATGGCATACGGTAAATAAAAAAGCCGGTGTAAGCGGTACAATGTGTTTCAGGTTCTATTGGATTGAACGATTGACAGATTGATTATTTGAAGAGTCcgttttaaaattttgcaaagtcaTATGAAACTGATCATGCTTGTATCATGTTTGTAATTGGGAATTAAGGAAGTGCCTTGTTCTTAGGATAGCTACAATACGACCTCTACCTAAAATGACTCCCTTATTGTTGATGTATGGTCAGTGCCACATATAGGGTATACGTACCATGTACGGTCTTATCTCTTATGACCGGACATAGATACTTTGTTCTATTAAAATGAAATCCATGCATATTCCTTAATCAAACCTagttctcaaaaatgttactaaTTTACTGAATATCATACAAAAAGAATTCAAATAGTTTTGAGACAAAGACTAAATGATATCCGCTCAAAAACAAACCGAGTTTAGCCTCAAGAACAAAATGTGCAATCATCATTGTGGCAATAAGTCGCCAACGACCGTTTCTAGACAAACTAATGTAGTGAAAATCTCACAGGGCTGATATACTGCGGGGCCAGTGCAtcttaaataataaaatagactCAGTAAATTGGTAATCCCTATTCTCACTTGAGTTATATGATTTTCCAGTTTAAGTGGATGTCCGTGAGGACCTCAACAAATAGGTGTGCAATTGACATCATTGAATTTTATGTCCTTCAGACAAAGAGAATCCTTGATTTTTTATGCTATTTTGATGGCATCCCCTAATAAACAAACCGTCTTTACAACATCGATGGCGATCCTGTTGGCATCATACTACTAATCCATAATCCCCGAATTCCAAATTTATGTCGTTGAAAGAAATCCAACTTGGTGTGTTCAGAAGAGGTGACATAAGTTAGAGTCATCTAAAACATCTTCTTTTGAACCCTCAGTCTTAGTATATTACCAGTAAATTGTGTATGTGTTAACTTTTGGGATGTAAATGCGTGGCTCCGGTTAATATTTTGAGAGAATTGATCGATATGTCAACTAGACATAATAGTACTGGTGTTCAGTGCATGATGGGATTGATGAACATGATGAAGGTAACGATGGCGGCcgtcatgatgatgatgatgatgatgatgatgatgatgatgatgatgatgatgatggtgatgatgatggtgatgatggtgacgatgttgatgatgatgatgatgatgatgatgatgatgataatgatgatgatgatgatgatgacgacgacgatgacggtGATTAACGTATTTCTGTACATACTAATGTTACAATCCTGGGGGACTGCTGTGGAAAGTGTGTACACGTTCCGAGGTTTTCACACACCCTCCCCTCTTTTCCAGTGGCCTCATGTAGACTTTTGACCAaggaaatattgataaaatgtaGAACTTGACCCCTGTTTTTGTCCCCGGCGCTATTTTGACCCCATTATTTCGTTGAATGTAGAATTTGGACgctattttcaacttttgacCTCCGATTTTACGGAAAATTGTAGAGTTTGCGCTTTTAAGTTCGAATTTTCCAGGGTAAACCTACAGCCATTAGGGTTTCAGTGACACCCCTGACGGTTTGTATGTCCAGAGGAGATTAAAGACCTCCCATGTATTGCTTTTACTTCATATTTTCTCACAATATTTCTATGAAGCAATAAACCACAATTCAACGTGTAAACGTTTGTCTACGGATAAATCCAATGGCACAAAAACGAAGCTGTATCGGACAATGCTAAACCTTCTAAATTGTAGAGTGGAGAGAATGCAGAAAAACGACCGAGTGGAAGTTATGTCTCGAGGGACGAATCTCGCGACTGAGAGAGTAAAAGATACGGGAGTTGACTCTGACAAATATAGTGGACATGAAAATGAATTACTTATCTATAACGTTCGCCATCAGTTTATATAGTGCACAATCAGGACACATCATAACCTCAAATGATAGTGAGATACTAActtaagggacaaagtcgcccatttttcatgaattttgtttcatactagatacaacttatattgtttgacatgtcaaaagatacttaatgaatgggtgacaatgcatatatttaaccccgttttagacacgatacatgaaaccatcgtgaaaatgaattaatggtcatgaccattaattcattttcatgcaGGTTTCATTTAACTTGTCTAAagccagggtcgaatatatgcatggtcacccattcattcagcatctttcaacatgtcaaacaatataagttgtatttagtatcaaacaaaattcacgaaaaatgggcgactttgtcccttcaagATTTGACACTCGGATCATTGGAGACATCAAGTAGATATTTTCTTTAAAGTTTATTCAAATACACACCACGATGATTATAACATATGAATCAGTATAAAAAAGTGAAGTTGATGACACACAATTTCTAATTTGTCACTACCTCCAAAACAATCGTTCCTTTAGTACAATAATGTGCGTTTCAACAGGCCTGAGTTTCTGCCCCATCGTTAGCGCCCTCTTTTGGGGATTTTTCTATGTGACAATTGCGAACATTTCCTTAAGATTTCATAGCATCGATTACAATATTGGCTGACCAGTACCTTTGTAACAACAGTGTCGTTTCCGAAATGATTTCTGAACAGCCTGGGTGGGTTTGAAAGCTTTATGCCGGAAATTCAATACAAGCCGATTGGTTATGGACATATGATGTGTCCGGCgggtttgttttgaaatttacaaatgcaatttaaggaaaataaaataatttatcgaCTCTTATTATTATATACAAACGTGTCGTTTTCCTGTAGCTTGTTTAAAGCGTAAAACGACTTGGAGAgctaaattcaaattttgaaagcaCGATACCAATCTTTTGTGAAAGCTGtgctaccttaaaggtatactgtcacctgttccaattttgccacagttaccatggaaagagaaaatctaaccaatctcagattttaagcgggtggccgctttttaaaagcaTCGCCCTTACATGGGCGTTTTGAATactaaggaacgcccctttgaccatatatgggcatatttagattacaggtgactgtatacctttaattaatTTGGTGATTAAGGAAGACTTAATCTTATCTTTGCAttggtttctttgaaaaaaatgtcaatctTCGTAAGGTCATAAAGACTTATAATATCAGGAAATAGAAATGACACAATATCTAATTTACcagtaaaaaaattgaaaatccaaATTCTGTGAATCTATTGTTTCTCTCTATCTGTTCCTTATTAGGATCAAAGAAATACTCTCCTGagaatatgttgaaatatgaaatgtgCTGAAAGTGActcgtattaaccctttgagcgccaaagtcaatttttgtcacctttacaaaatgtaccccggtcaaattttttcagaattttgccaaaattttgatgaaaaactgtagccaatgaaatgttatgtctgtttggtccaaaattataaaaaaaaattacagaaaaattaataaaaattggtaaaatgttgcacttagaTTTtagagggaaaaattacagcactcaaagggttaatctacCTTCAAGGTGTGTATACCGAAACTTGTTAATGTCTTCCTAGGTAAGTAAAGTGCTCGATTTCAAGATCCTGTAAGCGTAAAATGGCAATGATCGTTTCACTAAACTTGACATTTGACTTTCTGGTATCACTGCAATCTTCTGATGACGTAGTGAAAC is a genomic window containing:
- the LOC139116942 gene encoding excitatory amino acid transporter 3-like — encoded protein: MAEVLKACERIGMNQKVYDFVVPLSISFKKDGSAVFIVSSCIWLAQTQGLEVSAAGVITTGIMAIAMALCLPGVPSASIVAVATIASTAGLPFENIGVLFAMEWLLDSLRGGVNGISFVLNTGAVDVRMADTFHEPLTSKADYATNDDESGEGEVIALNSTNANI